AGACAGATTATGCATGCCTTCTGGTTCCTGAGGTCAAGGTGTTTCAAACCACCAGGTGTTGTCATGTGTTCCTGAGGAAAGGAAAGCCTTCATGTTGCTGTGACTGACACTGCAGAGTGACATCATTAGAATCTTATACAGAACATTCTCCAGATTTACTTTTTTATTATCAAAGGTTTGCATTTTGATGTTACAACTCATGATCACacaatttgtatgtgtatctataaTTCCTATCATACATTTAATAGTAGATTTGTTGATTAGTAAATTACTCTAGGTTGCAGTACTTATGTTATCGTGGTGGTGTATTAGTTTTATTAAACACCATAATGTGATGGTGATATGAATGTCTATTATTATGTTATACGTGCATCATCGAGTGGTGTTCTGTAAATAACTATATTTACGCATCAACAGGCAGGTAACCAACATTTATTGATCATTATCAACTTTACAATAAAACCAGTAACATCTGTCAACATTAGCAAAATAATGAACATAAATCAGTCCAATGTATTTACAGAGCCAGAAGCAGATCGAGGCTGACAGGACACAAACAACTTCATTTAAAACCTCAACAGTGAACGTAGCAAGCTCATGGCTTCTCTTTTTTAATAGCCAAGATAAAAACCAAAcattgcctttttttttttaacaaacaaaacataGATTCTCTGAATCTTTAAGATGGGTCTCTATTATACACCACAAAATACTTCAAATTTGGGTTAGAATATAGGAGTGTAAAAAGTTGGCAAGTCTCTTTTTTAAATTTCAGATAGATTTTTTATAATCTAATAGACAGTTCAGGTGGTGGTGATCTATCTATCTCTGTTCAGATGCGTGGATGTGATGTTTTAGGGTCTAAATTCATCATTCAGTCCAAAGCTGTTGTTATTTCCTCAGTCTCCATTCATTGAACTCAAGCTCCACAGTGGCCAGCCCATAATACTCGAAAGGTCCAGATGTCGAGGTGTAACCAGGGAAGTGAACTAGTGAATCTAGTCTGTCGTCTTGTTACCATGACGAAAGTGGCACGTTGAGGAGTCTCACATGACgtgtatatatgtacatatacatatatccatacatatgtatacatatacacatatatataaatatatatatatactctatctctctctcatgaaAAACAGTTCAGGCAGTTTTTTGTGAGCTGAAGGGAGCATCACTCCTTCTGTTCAGAGGGCGCCGGGGTcgagctgctctcctctgtaGGGTTTGAGGCCTCTGGGGcagcctccttcacctccttcacctcctccttcacctccttcacctcctccttcacagCAGCCGGCGCCTCCTCCTTCACAGCAGCCGGCGCCTCCTCCTTGGcaggctcctcctccgtctTGGGAGCTtcagcagcaggagcagcagccgcctccttcacctcctccttcttctcctcctccgcccccttgtcctcctccttctcctccttcacctccccacCAGCCTTCTTGCTCTTCTTCAGGCCTTTGAAGTTGAAAGTCTTCTTCAGGGagaacttcttcttcttcttcttgggggTTTCCTTGGCGACCTCCTCGGGCTTGGCCTCTCCGTCCACCGCGGGCGCTGGCTCGATGGCGTCCCCGCCCGCTCCCGCCTCCGGCTCCTTGGCCGCCTCGGCAGAGCCGTTGGTGGCTGCGGTGTTGCCGTCTGGCTTGGCAGAAACGTCTCCGTTGGTCTTAACATGGCCGTTCTCCTGGAAAAACGTTGGTGAGAAAATGGCACCTAATTACCAACTGTCGACAATTTATAATAATAAGAACGGTGAAAGATATTCCTCAAATTCAAAGTGTAGGCTACACTGATTTTATACATTTAGGGCCTTTAGTTGAATCCCTAGATCAATCTAAATCCGTCAGAGCATCGTCGCGCTCATCAATTAACCACCGTCTCCTCCGACGGTGACGCCTTGCAGCACCACGGTCAACCGACAGGCGGCGATCACGCCACATGAGCGCGTGTGAAGCGGCTTCCAGACAGACGGAGCATCATGATCTCTCAACAAAGACGACGACGCAAAGCTGTGATTTACTTCACAATTCTTAATGAAAACGACGGTACTTTCAACTGGGAACTTTCAACTGTACGGGCTAAATAAAAAATCAGTTTATACAATGCATGTCTTGGTTGTGATGAGGAAAGCGCGTTACGAATGCTAGACATCTGTCTAGACTCGATGGATAAAAAGGGGTGTGGCTGCAATCTACACTTGCTTGAAATCTGTTTTAATTACAAGTGATGATAAACTAATTTCATAATAGGACACTTCAAATACATGATGATTGTGTATGCATCAGTCAGGGGTCTTAAGTGGGGTACCCGGACACCTGACCCCTCACGGCGTGTTGGCCAGCGTGTCTGGGGCTTCTGCACCCGGGCAGACTTCAACTGCGGTCACCTCATCGGCTAGCAATTCATCCTGTTTAGCTTCGACATGACTAAATATCTACTACTTACAACATTTCTAATCAATACATTTGATTCGCAATACTACGCTTGAAGTGATTTAATCCTCTCGCGGATAGCGTTGCTATCACTCACACCAACCAACCCCACAACTCTACGTCTAGGCTACTACAGCGTTTACCGGCAAAAGTAAACAACGTCCACAATAATAACAAATTAGCAGACACACAATTAAAACCAAACTTTTCTGTTTGAGTGAGAAAATATTGAAGTGAGCGTAAACATACCTGTCCATTAGTTTTGACAGCGGCAGCATCCGCGGCAGCCGCGTTCGCCTCCACGGCTACTCCTCCCTTGGACGTCTGGGATCCCATTGTCTTTTATTGAGGGTTTTAAAAATTAAAAAGGAAAACTGAAAGGTAGTTTGAAGTTAATCCAGCTCCACGGGTGTACTGTGTATCCAACGGTGTAAGAGGCTGAATTTAGGCTTCTGACCCCTCAGAGAATGAGTGGCTAGCTAACTGTTATTTCGGCTGGTCCAGTAGTTGAGCGTGTCGCCCCAGCAGGATGATCCGTCGTTGTGGACCACGTAGCGGCCGCGACGCTTCTAGACAGCCGGGAGACCACCCACGGGCGTGGTCTGGGAGCCACGTCCAATCACACAAACCTTCCTGACGTTTCTCCGCCCTCTGGAAGACCCCCAACCTTCCCTCATCCCGTCAGTCACGGCAGCGGTAGCGACTGAACGGGGAAAGAGAGCATTTTACGAAAATCGTACATTATGATCTTGTCACCGATAACACTTTATAACGACTTTCAAACAATTGTGATAGCTTTCGTTTTGATGCGGTAGGTAGGCTATAGTAGTGGTTGCAAATTTGCAGACTATGGTGAAACTCAGGAAGAGTCAATCATTCTGTGACGGTAACAACGTGAATGGCTGTAGCTCTGTAAATCGTTGAACTTCGTTGTTCTGTTCAGCTTGTCAAGATTGTACCACAATTTGACAATCAGTTCAATAGAGCTAATTCTTCTCACGGACCTCAGTAGATGTTGAAGTTCTATCATGTATTATGGGAAAATCTCAAACTCTTGAGATCAGTAACCACACAATGCTGAGTGTAAACTGTTTCCAAATAGTATACAtctttacatgttttttttcatgTGATGTAAGTAAGACACATTGCACTCAGTCCTCATTTATGTCTTTAAGCATGGC
Above is a window of Osmerus mordax isolate fOsmMor3 chromosome 18, fOsmMor3.pri, whole genome shotgun sequence DNA encoding:
- the marcksl1b gene encoding MARCKS-related protein 1-B; this encodes MGSQTSKGGVAVEANAAAADAAAVKTNGQENGHVKTNGDVSAKPDGNTAATNGSAEAAKEPEAGAGGDAIEPAPAVDGEAKPEEVAKETPKKKKKKFSLKKTFNFKGLKKSKKAGGEVKEEKEEDKGAEEEKKEEVKEAAAAPAAEAPKTEEEPAKEEAPAAVKEEAPAAVKEEVKEVKEEVKEVKEAAPEASNPTEESSSTPAPSEQKE